A section of the Chryseobacterium scophthalmum genome encodes:
- the uvrA gene encoding excinuclease ABC subunit UvrA produces MSKSTEYIEVYGAREHNLKNINVKIPRNELVVITGLSGSGKSSLAFDTIFAEGQRRYIETFSAYARQFLGGLERPDVDKIEGLSPVIAIEQKTTNKNPRSTVGTVTELYDYLRLLFARVSDAYSQTTGKKLVSYTEDQILDTIKENYKGEKIMLMAPVVRSRKGHYHELFVQMAKKGYGQARIDGELQDIEYDLKLDRYKTHDIDIVIDRWIIGESASEARMEKSLRTAMEMGEGLIGIQKLGSTEIEYFSKNLMDAETGHSLALPEPNTFSFNSPKGSCPSCKGLGTIKKINTDYFVENPKLSINQGALLPLEDIKSNKYVLSQIKNILEIFGLGLATSFKDIPEEALDYIYNGCHKEFNKDLKYAGISKKIKISFDGLIPFMEELIEERESYEAILLERHFTTEETCPECKGARLQPSSLSFKIDGKNIAEINGLSLSDLKDWLADVKDKFSEKNSIIAHEILKEIETRLQFLLDVGLDYLSLSRSSKTLSGGESQRIRLATQIGSQLVNVLYILDEPSIGLHQRDNERLINSLKNLRDIGNSVLVVEHDKDMIMEADEVLDIGPRAGKFGGEILWQGKPKDLLNADTITADYITGKRKIAIPEVRREGNGKNIILKGATGNNLKNVTLDIPLGKLVVVTGISGSGKSSLINGTLYPILNKHFYRAVQEPLPYKKVEGLDNIDKIVDVDQTPIGRTPRSNPATYTGMFTDIRNLFSELPESKIRGYKPGRFSFNVKGGRCETCQGGGLKVIEMNFLPDVYVHCETCNGKRFNRETLEVRYKGKSISDVLDMTIDEAVDFFQPIPKIFARVKTLQDVGLGYITMGQQSTTLSGGEAQRIKLATELAKRQTGNTLYILDEPTTGLHFEDVKILMDAINKLVELGNSFIIIEHNMDVIKLADHIIDVGPEGGKYGGEIIAKGTPEEIIKSKKSLTGKYLKKEM; encoded by the coding sequence ATGAGTAAATCAACTGAATATATAGAAGTTTACGGAGCTCGTGAACACAATCTTAAAAATATTAATGTAAAAATTCCGCGCAACGAATTGGTTGTAATTACAGGTCTTTCGGGAAGTGGAAAATCTTCATTGGCTTTTGATACGATTTTTGCGGAAGGTCAGCGTCGTTACATCGAAACTTTTTCTGCTTATGCGAGACAGTTTTTGGGAGGATTGGAACGTCCGGATGTTGATAAAATCGAAGGTCTTTCGCCCGTAATTGCTATCGAACAAAAGACAACAAATAAAAACCCTCGTTCAACTGTAGGAACGGTTACGGAACTATACGATTACCTTCGTCTTTTGTTTGCAAGAGTTTCTGATGCCTATTCTCAAACGACGGGAAAAAAGTTGGTAAGTTATACGGAAGATCAGATTCTTGATACGATTAAAGAGAATTATAAAGGCGAAAAAATAATGTTGATGGCACCGGTTGTGCGTTCCAGAAAAGGACATTACCATGAACTTTTTGTTCAGATGGCCAAAAAAGGATACGGACAGGCAAGAATTGATGGTGAATTGCAGGATATTGAATATGATTTAAAACTTGACCGTTACAAAACCCACGACATCGATATCGTCATCGACCGTTGGATTATTGGAGAAAGTGCATCCGAAGCGAGAATGGAAAAATCGTTGCGTACAGCAATGGAAATGGGAGAAGGTTTAATCGGGATTCAAAAACTGGGAAGTACAGAAATTGAATATTTTTCTAAAAATTTAATGGATGCTGAAACCGGTCATTCATTGGCTTTACCGGAACCAAATACTTTTTCTTTCAACTCACCGAAAGGAAGTTGCCCTAGTTGTAAAGGTTTAGGAACAATTAAAAAAATCAACACCGATTATTTTGTTGAAAATCCTAAATTATCAATCAATCAGGGGGCTTTGTTGCCTTTGGAAGATATTAAGTCTAATAAATATGTACTTTCTCAAATCAAAAATATTCTTGAAATTTTTGGTTTAGGATTGGCAACGTCTTTTAAAGATATTCCGGAAGAAGCGTTGGACTATATCTACAATGGTTGTCATAAAGAATTTAATAAAGATTTAAAATACGCAGGAATTTCCAAAAAAATCAAAATCAGTTTTGATGGTTTGATTCCTTTTATGGAAGAATTGATTGAAGAAAGAGAATCTTACGAAGCAATTTTGCTGGAAAGACATTTCACGACTGAAGAAACCTGTCCTGAGTGTAAAGGAGCCCGTCTTCAGCCTTCAAGTTTGAGTTTTAAAATTGACGGAAAAAATATCGCTGAAATCAATGGTTTAAGTTTATCAGACTTAAAAGATTGGCTGGCTGATGTAAAAGATAAATTTTCAGAAAAAAATTCTATCATTGCTCACGAAATTTTAAAGGAAATCGAAACCAGACTTCAGTTTTTATTAGATGTAGGTTTAGATTATTTAAGTTTGAGCAGAAGTTCAAAAACTCTTTCTGGTGGAGAATCTCAGAGAATTCGTTTGGCGACACAAATTGGTTCGCAATTGGTCAACGTTCTTTATATTTTGGATGAACCAAGTATCGGATTGCACCAAAGAGACAACGAAAGATTGATTAATTCATTAAAAAATCTTCGTGACATCGGAAACTCTGTTTTGGTTGTAGAGCACGACAAAGATATGATCATGGAAGCCGATGAGGTTTTAGACATTGGTCCGAGAGCCGGAAAATTTGGTGGAGAAATTCTTTGGCAGGGAAAACCGAAAGATTTGCTGAATGCCGATACAATTACCGCAGATTATATTACAGGAAAAAGAAAAATTGCCATTCCGGAAGTGAGAAGAGAAGGAAACGGTAAAAATATTATACTAAAAGGAGCAACAGGAAATAACCTTAAAAATGTAACGCTTGATATTCCTTTGGGAAAATTGGTTGTGGTTACAGGAATTTCAGGAAGTGGAAAATCTTCTTTGATTAACGGAACTTTATATCCGATTTTAAATAAACATTTCTACAGAGCCGTTCAGGAACCTTTGCCTTACAAAAAAGTGGAAGGGCTTGATAATATCGATAAAATTGTAGATGTAGACCAAACTCCGATTGGAAGAACGCCTCGTTCAAATCCTGCAACCTATACAGGAATGTTTACCGATATCAGAAATTTATTTTCAGAATTACCTGAATCTAAAATCCGTGGCTACAAACCGGGAAGATTTTCTTTCAACGTAAAAGGCGGAAGATGCGAAACTTGCCAAGGTGGCGGTTTGAAGGTAATCGAAATGAACTTTTTACCGGATGTTTACGTGCATTGCGAAACGTGCAACGGAAAACGTTTCAACAGAGAAACTTTGGAAGTTCGTTACAAAGGAAAATCAATTTCCGATGTGTTGGATATGACGATTGATGAGGCTGTAGATTTCTTCCAGCCAATTCCTAAAATTTTTGCAAGAGTAAAGACTTTACAGGATGTTGGTTTGGGTTACATTACAATGGGACAACAGTCGACCACACTTTCCGGAGGTGAAGCGCAGCGTATCAAATTAGCAACAGAATTAGCAAAAAGACAGACCGGAAATACATTATACATTCTTGATGAACCAACGACAGGACTTCATTTTGAAGATGTGAAGATTCTAATGGATGCGATTAATAAATTGGTTGAATTAGGAAATTCATTCATCATCATCGAACATAATATGGATGTCATCAAATTAGCCGATCATATTATAGACGTTGGACCAGAAGGA
- a CDS encoding DUF3829 domain-containing protein, giving the protein MKKIMMVALALSLSAASVSCKKGMDKIGNAVLKAGENESQAIIDFNNDFLDSYKSSSRHIENIVKYAEAAVKKSKGETVYSMPVVIGSMDYSLSKIKDVPSGFENDKKVIETDFNTYKTKRENIEKKYEELKSYITSEDYKDDKGVKAEALQKDITAEAQAFFTAGENILTKIKPATDAAEEVILKDHPMKEFIVSSKGLMSSMDSVMDVLDKQYTGSFNETEAQKKYDEFEKVVTDNSKKVFNVKEQQYAYKKTQFESVNQKASDFLDKFRKLIRDSKSTGKIPDSNIQEMDSAYESVLNSYNSFVK; this is encoded by the coding sequence ATGAAAAAAATAATGATGGTTGCACTCGCTTTGTCGCTGAGCGCAGCAAGTGTAAGCTGTAAAAAAGGAATGGATAAAATAGGAAATGCCGTTCTGAAAGCCGGAGAAAACGAATCGCAGGCGATTATAGATTTTAATAACGATTTTTTAGATTCTTATAAAAGCTCTTCAAGACATATTGAAAATATCGTAAAATATGCAGAAGCTGCCGTTAAAAAATCTAAAGGCGAAACAGTTTATAGCATGCCGGTTGTAATTGGCTCTATGGATTATTCGCTTAGCAAAATAAAAGATGTTCCGTCTGGTTTTGAAAATGATAAAAAGGTAATTGAGACAGATTTTAACACCTACAAAACAAAAAGAGAAAACATAGAAAAAAAATACGAAGAACTAAAATCATATATCACTTCCGAAGATTATAAAGATGATAAAGGTGTGAAAGCTGAAGCTTTGCAAAAAGATATTACTGCAGAAGCACAGGCATTTTTTACGGCGGGAGAAAATATTTTAACGAAAATAAAACCTGCAACCGATGCAGCAGAAGAAGTGATTCTTAAAGATCATCCGATGAAAGAGTTTATAGTTTCTTCTAAAGGTTTGATGAGTTCTATGGATTCTGTGATGGATGTTTTAGATAAGCAATATACAGGAAGTTTTAATGAAACTGAAGCGCAGAAAAAGTATGATGAGTTTGAAAAGGTAGTTACAGATAACAGCAAAAAAGTTTTTAATGTAAAAGAACAGCAGTACGCTTACAAAAAAACTCAGTTTGAAAGTGTAAACCAAAAAGCCTCTGACTTTTTAGATAAATTCAGAAAACTAATCAGAGATTCAAAATCTACAGGAAAAATTCCGGACAGCAATATTCAGGAAATGGATTCTGCTTATGAATCTGTTTTAAATTCTTACAACTCGTTTGTGAAATAA
- a CDS encoding type VI secretion system baseplate subunit TssF: MNLDQNIYSKESVKARMLQNATKVWGLKSPQSLDPFVKLLIDAFSTEVFKANNEIQTVNARILEKLAKLLTPSIYTHPIPAHALAYTSPDESSEILLEHTEFFFKKHMNSTVKSESDKQLNIPFTPIGSVRTNKAQTVIMFVGNTCYSLDERLNKIPISRFQGRPEDYRKVTIGIDVSKFTNEKFPKTLSLYCSNPAFEHLDFVYKLLPYSTVSSNGNPMFIKEGISYVKNNEREGYEQIFHEQSIKTKIIEDIKSIYSHKFVEVTGLSRDLFTKELPQDLDFLKGREEIEKYLNGKEYLWLTFEFPPQFSAEILDNFTFVLNAFPVYNRGWKKTEYSLDIMGNNIPLITEEAEYFLYVDEVQDGEGRKYTEIPFTPSDNLKKGLYTVRKGGMERFNNRNAVDMISNVLELTRDEIAAFSLLNRDNVKGMLGEMSDKMKSMVQKVNNAKRNIRQELNYVIMEPVEKTDHTYAAFWITHCTFANHMRPGTELSNQLKSQSMILLTETIGGAEEQKGSDSIQAYKYALTTRDKIISLEDVKNYCRMVLKDEMKDVRVKRGTMISNKPKEGFVRTVEVEIVPNNYSFYGRMYWENMANILRNQIVAKAIDGIEYLVKISNEDTDFFEN; the protein is encoded by the coding sequence ATGAATTTAGATCAGAATATTTATTCCAAAGAATCCGTAAAAGCGAGAATGCTTCAGAATGCTACAAAAGTTTGGGGATTGAAAAGTCCACAGTCATTAGATCCTTTTGTAAAATTACTGATTGATGCATTCAGCACCGAAGTTTTTAAAGCGAATAATGAAATTCAAACCGTTAATGCAAGAATTTTAGAAAAACTTGCCAAGCTATTAACACCGTCAATTTATACCCATCCGATTCCGGCTCATGCTTTGGCTTATACTTCACCAGATGAGTCCTCTGAAATTTTGCTGGAGCACACTGAGTTTTTTTTCAAAAAACACATGAACTCCACAGTAAAATCAGAATCAGATAAACAGCTGAACATTCCTTTTACACCCATTGGAAGCGTAAGAACAAATAAAGCACAAACCGTCATTATGTTTGTCGGGAATACCTGCTACAGTTTAGATGAAAGATTGAATAAAATTCCAATCTCAAGATTTCAGGGAAGACCGGAAGATTACAGAAAGGTAACAATCGGAATCGATGTTTCGAAATTTACCAACGAAAAGTTTCCGAAAACATTAAGCCTTTATTGCTCAAATCCTGCCTTTGAACATCTTGATTTTGTGTATAAGCTTTTACCTTACAGCACTGTCTCAAGTAACGGAAATCCTATGTTCATTAAAGAAGGAATCTCTTATGTGAAAAATAATGAAAGGGAAGGATACGAGCAGATATTTCATGAGCAATCAATAAAAACAAAAATTATTGAGGATATCAAAAGTATTTACAGTCATAAGTTTGTTGAGGTTACAGGTCTTTCAAGAGATCTTTTCACAAAAGAACTTCCGCAGGATTTAGATTTCTTAAAAGGAAGAGAAGAAATTGAAAAATACCTGAACGGAAAAGAATATCTGTGGTTAACTTTTGAGTTTCCGCCACAGTTTTCGGCAGAAATATTAGATAACTTTACTTTTGTCTTAAATGCTTTTCCGGTGTACAACCGTGGCTGGAAAAAAACAGAATACAGTTTAGATATCATGGGAAACAATATTCCGTTGATTACCGAAGAAGCTGAATATTTCCTATATGTAGATGAAGTTCAGGATGGAGAGGGAAGAAAATATACCGAAATTCCTTTCACGCCTTCAGATAATCTTAAAAAAGGTTTATACACCGTAAGAAAAGGTGGAATGGAACGTTTCAACAACAGAAATGCGGTTGATATGATTTCTAATGTTCTTGAACTCACGAGAGACGAAATTGCAGCATTTTCATTATTAAACCGTGATAATGTAAAAGGAATGTTGGGAGAAATGTCTGATAAAATGAAGTCGATGGTGCAAAAAGTAAACAACGCCAAAAGAAACATCAGACAGGAGCTCAATTACGTGATTATGGAACCTGTTGAAAAAACAGATCATACTTACGCAGCATTTTGGATTACGCATTGCACTTTTGCCAATCACATGCGTCCCGGAACCGAACTTTCAAACCAGTTGAAGTCGCAGTCAATGATTTTGTTGACAGAAACAATTGGAGGAGCAGAAGAACAAAAAGGTTCAGACAGTATTCAGGCTTATAAATATGCTTTAACGACGAGAGATAAAATCATTTCTCTGGAAGATGTTAAAAACTATTGCCGAATGGTTTTGAAAGACGAAATGAAAGATGTTCGTGTAAAACGCGGAACCATGATCAGCAACAAACCAAAAGAAGGTTTTGTAAGAACCGTTGAGGTGGAAATCGTACCCAACAATTATTCTTTCTATGGAAGAATGTATTGGGAAAATATGGCAAACATTTTGCGGAACCAAATCGTAGCAAAAGCAATCGACGGAATAGAGTATCTCGTGAAAATAAGCAACGAAGACACCGATTTTTTTGAAAATTAA